Within the Acidipropionibacterium acidipropionici genome, the region CCTCCACCAGCTCGGCCAGTTCGGGCAGGTCGAGGTCTTCGGCGAGTCTCTCCAGGCCGTTCCAGGGGGCCTGCTGCTCCAGACGCGCCCGTTCCAGGGTGGCCCGGATCCGGATCATCACGGCATGATCGCTGACCTGCGCGGCGTCGGTGAGGGCCCTGGACGCCGACTCGTTGGCGAGCCTGGCCAGGGTCACCAGGTCGATGAAGCTCAGCACCGCCTCGGCGGCGTCCTGCCTGGTCTCTCGCCGTCCCGACCGCAGTCTCAGATCGGGCAGGAACCATCCCGCCAGGCCCAGGGCCATAGCCGCCAGCACCGGGGTCGCCGGCGGGTTCAGCCCGGCCAGCCGGGCCGCCGCGGCCGCCAGCAGGGGCAGCATCAGCCCCGCCAGGGCCCACACGCACTTCTCGATCATGAAGTCGCCCAGGCTCCGCCCGCGCAGGGCGAGCGCGCGCCGGGTCTGCTGGGACACCCGGCCCAGCCGTCCGGCGGCCAGTCTCGCCCCGGCCCGGTCCAGGCGCCCGGCATCCGGGGGAAGCTGCGCGGACGGCGAAGGCGCGACGTCGGCCCCGGACAGCCGGTCCAGGGCGTCCGACAACCTCACCGGGGGTTGACGCCGTCCGGCCACCAGGAGCACCGGGGAGGTGGCGAGCACGCCGCCGCACACCGCGGCGAGCAGGAGAGAGGGTTCGATCACGGCGTCCCCCTCGTCCCGGATACAGGCCCACCGGGGCCAGCGCCCACCAGGATCCGGTCTCGCCGGCGCATCCTCGACCGTCTCGCCAGGACCGCCAGGGCCCCGGTGTACATGGCCGCATAAAGGCACAGCAGACCCTGGCCGAGGAGGCTCGCGTAGGGGGTGAAGTAGCTGCGTCCGAAGATCAGCGCGACCCCGAGCACCACCCCGATGATCCCCGTCACCTGACGCACCACGATCCTCGGCTTGGCGCGTTCGGTGGCGATCTCCCGCATCGCCTTCGCGCGGTCGGCCAGGCCTCCGGCCAGGGCGGTCAGGGTTGCCGAGGCCCCGGTGCCTCCGCGCTGGGAGGCGATGAGGATCGCGGCGATCACCTGGTCGGCGTCGGCGGAGTCCAGGTCGTCGGCCAGACGCTGGAAGGCCGCCCGGGGCTCCCACCTCGCATCGAGGCGCCCGACCAGGCCGGCGAGCGGCTCGGCGAGGATCTCGGGGGCCTGACGCCGGGTGGCGCGGATGGCGTCGACCACCGATTTGCCGGTCGACGCCGAGCCGGCCACCAGGCGTACCCAGCGCTCCAGCCCGCGGACCATGTCGAGATCGCGCTCGGGCGGGTCCGAGAGCAGCATCGGGAGACCGATGAGCAGCGCCGGTCCGAGCACCAGGAGGATCGCCCAGCCGGTGACCAGGTAGCCCACCAGACCGGCGGCCAGACCCGCTGTCCACCGGATCCGGCGGCCTCGCGGGGCCGATCTCCACCTCTTCTCCACCGCTGTCCACAACTGTGTGGACATCCCTGTGGATAACTTTTCGCCGCGTGGTGGACGGGCGGCCGGCACCGCCCCCTCCACGACCATCGCCAGACCGCCGATCACCATCGCCGCCAGCAGGCCGGCCAGGGCGGCGTTCATGTCCATGATCCGATCTCGGGATCCACGGCCCGCAGCTCGGCCAGCAGGCCGGGATCGGGGTGGAAGACGGTGCCGCGAGGCCCTCCGGCGCCGCTCGGGCCGGCCCCCGCGGCGTAGGTGAGGTGGGTCACCGGACGGCCCGACTCCATGGCACCGGTGAGCTGGCGGATCTCGGAGACGTAGCGTCTCCTCACCCCTCCCCGCCAGGTGTCGTCGACCAGGGTGACGTGCACCAGCAGGGTGATGTTGTGGGCGATCTGCCGGTAGGCCTCCTCCATCCCCATGGACCCGCCGCGCGCCACCCGGGCCGCCAGCCGGTCCATGGTCGAGGAGGCCGAGTGGGAGTGGGTGGTGCTCAACGTGCCCGCCCCGGTCTGCATCGCCTCGAACATCGCACCGGCCTCGGCCCCGCGCACCTCGCCGATCACCAGCCGCGACAGGTTCTGGCGCAGCGCCTCGGGGATGAGGTCGGCCACCGTGTACTCCCCGACGCCGCGTCCGTCGACCCTCTCCCCCAGCCCGACGGTGGCCTGCAGGGCGATCATGTTGCGCCGGGACGGGCGCAGGTGGGTGAGCAGTTCGTAATCGGTCTCCAGGGTGCCGAACCGCTCGGTGGGCGGGATCGCGTCGACCAGGGCGCGCAGCAACGTGGTCTTGCCCGCCCCCTGATCCCCCGAGATGACGATCGAGCGGCGGGCCCGCACCGCCGCGCGCAGCAGCACCGCGACAGCGCGCGGCATCATCCCGGTGGCCGACAGGTCGTCGAGGGCGACGTCGGTGAGGGTGTGGTGGCGGATCACGACCGAGGGCCGGTGGGCCAGCCCGAAGCCGATGACGTGGAGGCGGTAGCGGTCGCCCAGGGCCACCGTCATCGTGGGGTGTGCGTCGTCGAAGGGGCGCGGCGGATCCGCGGACTCGCCGAGGAACCGGATCGCCTCGACGAGTTCGGCGTCGGAGT harbors:
- a CDS encoding type II secretion system F family protein, encoding MDMNAALAGLLAAMVIGGLAMVVEGAVPAARPPRGEKLSTGMSTQLWTAVEKRWRSAPRGRRIRWTAGLAAGLVGYLVTGWAILLVLGPALLIGLPMLLSDPPERDLDMVRGLERWVRLVAGSASTGKSVVDAIRATRRQAPEILAEPLAGLVGRLDARWEPRAAFQRLADDLDSADADQVIAAILIASQRGGTGASATLTALAGGLADRAKAMREIATERAKPRIVVRQVTGIIGVVLGVALIFGRSYFTPYASLLGQGLLCLYAAMYTGALAVLARRSRMRRRDRILVGAGPGGPVSGTRGTP
- a CDS encoding type II secretion system F family protein, with translation MIEPSLLLAAVCGGVLATSPVLLVAGRRQPPVRLSDALDRLSGADVAPSPSAQLPPDAGRLDRAGARLAAGRLGRVSQQTRRALALRGRSLGDFMIEKCVWALAGLMLPLLAAAAARLAGLNPPATPVLAAMALGLAGWFLPDLRLRSGRRETRQDAAEAVLSFIDLVTLARLANESASRALTDAAQVSDHAVMIRIRATLERARLEQQAPWNGLERLAEDLDLPELAELVEVLRLDDQGAALAGTLRARAAEMRDAHLTREKIAAQETSESMTVWMVVPVLVLGLVLLTPPLLRLSGLAP
- a CDS encoding CpaF family protein; this translates as MEIPGPPPSPLPVGDSLAGLLHRVGPASASTPLRPEPGWTPRRPLLPRGRAATVPDATAGEPDGDGQVDWQLVVRLRREAGDRISRERAEHRERRGADLGAEDMRMLGESVIREVVHAHAEQLAATGEALWSMDTEVRHIRVVTDAIFGYGRLQPLFEIPDAENIEINGCDQVLVQFSDGHREERPPVADSDAELVEAIRFLGESADPPRPFDDAHPTMTVALGDRYRLHVIGFGLAHRPSVVIRHHTLTDVALDDLSATGMMPRAVAVLLRAAVRARRSIVISGDQGAGKTTLLRALVDAIPPTERFGTLETDYELLTHLRPSRRNMIALQATVGLGERVDGRGVGEYTVADLIPEALRQNLSRLVIGEVRGAEAGAMFEAMQTGAGTLSTTHSHSASSTMDRLAARVARGGSMGMEEAYRQIAHNITLLVHVTLVDDTWRGGVRRRYVSEIRQLTGAMESGRPVTHLTYAAGAGPSGAGGPRGTVFHPDPGLLAELRAVDPEIGSWT